One stretch of Eretmochelys imbricata isolate rEreImb1 chromosome 1, rEreImb1.hap1, whole genome shotgun sequence DNA includes these proteins:
- the TPT1 gene encoding translationally-controlled tumor protein, giving the protein MIIYRDCISQDEMFSDIYSIREVADGLCLEVEGKMVTRTEGQIADALIGGNASSEAIEEGTDPTVVTGVDIVMNHHLQETSFTKESYKKYIKDYMKAIRARLEEHKPDRVKPFMTGAAEQVKHILANFKNYQFFVGENMNPDGMVALLDFREDGVTPYMIFFKDGLETEKC; this is encoded by the exons atgaTCATCTACCGGGACTGCATCAGCC AGGATGAGATGTTCTCCGATATCTACAGCATCCGGGAGGTCGCCGACGGGCTCTGCTTGGAAGTGGAGGGGAAG ATGGTCACCAGGACAGAGGGTCAGATTGCTGATGCTTTAATTGGTGGCAATGCCTCCTCTGAAGCTATTGAAGAAGGAACAGATCCCACAGTTGTCACTGGTGTCGATATAGTAATGAATCACCATCTTCAGGAAACTAGCTTTACAAAAGAGTCCTACAAGAAGTATATCAAGGACTACATGAAAGC AATCAGAGCCAGACTTGAGGAACACAAGCCAGACAGAGTGAAGCCTTTCATGACAGGGGCTGCAGAACAAGTCAAACACATCCTTGCAAACTTCAAAAATTACCAG TTCTTTGTAGGTGAAAACATGAATCCAGATGGCATGGTGGCTCTCCTGGACTTCCGTGAGGATGGAGTAACTCCATATATGATTTTCTTTAAGGATGGCTTAGAAACTGAGAAGTGT TAA